In one window of Arachis ipaensis cultivar K30076 chromosome B06, Araip1.1, whole genome shotgun sequence DNA:
- the LOC107647504 gene encoding probable indole-3-pyruvate monooxygenase YUCCA4: MRTSSSSCSLECVEGPIIVGAGPSGIAVAACLSQYSIPSIILERSHCIASLWQNKTYDRLKLHLPKNFCQLPLMGFPQTFPKYPTKYQFISYMDSYASHFKVQPRFNQTVHVAEFDPSSQIWLVRTQDSLYLSPWLIVATGENAEPMIPKILGIDKFHGAVVHTSAYKSGDAYKNKKVLVIGCGNSGMEVSLDLCRHNAKPYMVARNTVHVLPREILGISSFGIAMALYKWFPLKIVDKFLLLVANMMLGNTSHYGIRRPKTGPIELKLATGKTPVLDVGQVAQIKSGNIKVMEGVKEITRNGAKFVDGQEKEFDAIILATGYKSNVPTWLKENFYLXXXXXXXXWKGKHGLYTVGFTRRGLSGTSSDAVKIANDIADQWKTLKKDNNNNSHIIQLNNS, encoded by the exons ATGAGAACTTCATCATCTTCTTGTTCTCTAGAGTGTGTTGAAGGGCCAATCATAGTAGGAGCAGGACCCTCCGGCATAGCCGTAGCCGCCTGTCTATCTCAGTACTCCATTCCTTCAATAATCTTAGAGCGAAGCCACTGCATCGCTTCGCTCTGGCAAAACAAAACCTACGACCGCCTCAAACTCCATCTCCCTAAAAATTTCTGCCAACTCCCTCTAATGGGGTTCCCACAAACCTTCCCAAAGTACCCAACCAAGTACCAGTTCATCTCCTACATGGACTCCTACGCTTCCCATTTCAAGGTTCAACCCAGGTTCAACCAGACAGTCCACGTGGCCGAGTTTGATCCCTCTTCCCAGATTTGGCTCGTTAGGACCCAAGATTCTCTCTACCTTTCCCCTTGGCTCATTGTAGCTACCGGAGAAAATGCCGAACCTATGATTCCCAAGATTCTCGGCATCGACAAGTTTCATGGTGCTGTTGTTCATACTAGCGCCTATAAATCTGGTGATGCTTATAAGAACAAGAAGGTTTTGGTTATTGGTTGTGGAAATTCTGGCATGGAAGTTAGCTTGGATCTTTGTAGACACAATGCTAAGCCTTACATGGTTGCAAGAAATACG GTACATGTTCTCCCTAGGGAGATTTTGGGAATATCATCATTTGGAATAGCAATGGCACTATACAAATGGTTTCCACTAAAAATAGTAGACAAGTTTCTGTTGTTGGTGGCAAACATGATGTTGGGAAACACAAGTCATTATGGCATAAGAAGGCCCAAAACAGGTCCAATTGAACTTAAACTTGCCACAGGAAAAACCCCTGTTCTTGATGTTGGTCAAGTAGCACAAATCAAATCCGGTAACATTAAG GTGATGGAAGGTGTGAAGGAGATAACAAGAAATGGTGCCAAATTTGTGGATGGACAAGAAAAGGAATTCGATGCTATAATATTGGCAACGGGATACAAGAGCAACGTGCCTACTTGGCTCAAgg aaaatttttatttaaaNNNNNNNNNNNNNNNNNNNNGTTGGAAAGGGAAGCATGGATTGTACACAGTTGGATTCACAAGAAGGGGCCTTTCTGGAACTTCCTCAGATGCAGTCAAGATTGCTAATGACATTGCTGATCAATGGAAAACCCTTAaaaaggacaacaacaacaattcacaTATCATCCAACTCAACAATTCCTAG